Proteins encoded in a region of the Elusimicrobiota bacterium genome:
- the ndhB_1 gene encoding NAD(P)H-quinone oxidoreductase subunit 2, chloroplastic has translation MSGEVLLQHSYWIALAPLLAFVVILVLRNFVGLQGAWVGTVAMFYCFVHSLLIALGIFFERIHLPNTGLQGHFFESTYTWFSAGNFDFRVGLLIDGLSAMMLVVVTLVSFLVQLYSISYMHEHRRYGRYFAYVNLFTFSMLVLVLANDMLQFFIGWELVGLCSYLLIGFDFERDAAGYAGRKAFLTTKVGDLGMYLGLLIIFNYLGTFNIPLLHQNYQNMASLNYPGWVLLMVPLLLFFGAMGKSAQFPLHVWLPDAMEGPTPASALIHAATMVAAGVYMVARVFFLFEASPLAMDVVAWVGVATAVVAASMGLVSEDIKRVLAFSTVSQLGFMMVALGCGGYAAGMFHLTTHAAFKALLFLCAGSVIHAVHTNDMWKMGGLKTQMPITCAAYLVGTLAIAGFPFMSGFFSKEEVLAAAYNHNPLIFGLLSFAALLTSFYMFRSLFLTFFGLPRDKHLFQHAHESPLLMTIPLMVLALLSIFLGGTLYHDGNLARLISWGSHGAEQHHASHVVLYSSLSAFGLGFVGAFWVYLSKPPRYEFLQQKFALPHKLLSRRYLIDELYLWFIGNIYTPVTTWFAKTDYDVVDQFIVDGFGRMGKRFSWVSDLFDGKFVDRVLVDGQSDLANWAGDKIRKVQSGLAQSYLFWMILGLGGMIVWISHNFK, from the coding sequence ATGTCGGGTGAAGTCTTGTTACAACATAGTTATTGGATCGCGCTGGCTCCCTTGTTGGCGTTTGTTGTCATTTTGGTGCTTCGAAATTTTGTGGGGCTTCAAGGCGCGTGGGTTGGCACTGTGGCCATGTTTTATTGTTTCGTTCATTCCCTTTTGATAGCTCTGGGGATTTTTTTCGAAAGAATTCATTTGCCCAATACGGGATTACAGGGGCATTTTTTTGAGTCAACCTATACTTGGTTCAGCGCAGGGAATTTTGATTTTCGCGTTGGCCTTTTGATTGACGGTCTTTCCGCCATGATGTTGGTGGTGGTCACGCTCGTGTCATTTCTCGTTCAGCTCTACTCCATTTCTTACATGCATGAACACCGCCGATATGGCCGGTATTTTGCGTACGTGAATTTGTTCACTTTTTCCATGTTGGTTTTGGTGTTGGCGAACGATATGCTCCAATTTTTCATCGGATGGGAGTTGGTGGGGTTGTGCTCCTACTTGCTCATCGGGTTTGATTTTGAGCGTGACGCAGCGGGATATGCCGGGCGCAAAGCTTTCTTAACCACAAAAGTGGGCGACTTGGGGATGTACCTCGGACTTTTGATTATTTTTAATTATTTAGGGACTTTCAATATTCCGCTGCTTCATCAGAATTATCAAAATATGGCTTCATTGAATTACCCGGGATGGGTCCTTCTTATGGTTCCCCTTCTTCTTTTCTTTGGCGCGATGGGAAAGTCGGCTCAATTTCCTCTCCATGTGTGGTTGCCAGACGCCATGGAAGGCCCCACTCCGGCTTCTGCTCTCATTCACGCTGCGACCATGGTGGCGGCGGGTGTGTACATGGTGGCGCGAGTTTTCTTCCTTTTTGAGGCCTCTCCCCTTGCTATGGACGTGGTGGCTTGGGTGGGTGTCGCAACTGCGGTTGTGGCCGCCAGTATGGGCTTGGTCTCGGAAGACATTAAACGGGTGTTGGCTTTTTCTACCGTTAGTCAACTTGGATTTATGATGGTGGCCTTGGGCTGTGGTGGATATGCCGCTGGAATGTTTCATTTAACAACCCACGCTGCGTTTAAAGCGTTGTTGTTTCTTTGCGCTGGAAGTGTCATCCATGCTGTTCATACGAATGATATGTGGAAAATGGGAGGTCTCAAAACCCAAATGCCCATCACGTGCGCAGCCTATTTAGTTGGGACTTTGGCCATCGCCGGATTTCCATTTATGTCGGGTTTTTTCTCAAAAGAAGAGGTTTTGGCGGCGGCCTATAATCACAATCCTCTTATTTTTGGCTTACTTTCCTTCGCCGCTCTTTTAACGTCCTTTTATATGTTCCGCTCACTTTTTCTGACCTTTTTTGGGCTACCGCGCGACAAACATTTGTTTCAACATGCTCATGAGTCTCCTTTGTTGATGACAATTCCTCTGATGGTGTTGGCGCTGCTCTCCATTTTTTTGGGAGGAACGCTGTATCATGATGGGAATCTCGCGCGTTTGATCAGTTGGGGGAGTCACGGGGCGGAACAACATCACGCAAGTCACGTGGTTTTGTATTCCTCTCTTTCTGCGTTCGGCCTGGGATTTGTGGGGGCTTTTTGGGTTTATCTTTCAAAACCGCCGCGATATGAGTTTCTACAACAGAAGTTCGCTCTTCCGCACAAGCTCCTCTCGCGACGGTATCTAATTGATGAATTGTATCTGTGGTTCATCGGAAATATATACACACCTGTGACCACCTGGTTTGCAAAAACCGACTACGATGTCGTTGATCAATTTATTGTTGATGGGTTTGGTCGAATGGGGAAAAGATTTTCATGGGTCAGCGATTTGTTTGATGGAAAATTTGTTGACCGCGTTTTGGTTGATGGCCAAAGTGATTTGGCCAATTGGGCGGGGGACAAAATCCGCAAAGTGCAGTCAGGTTTGGCGCAAAGTTATTTGTTTTGGATGATCTTGGGGCTGGGTGGAATGATCGTCTGGATTTCTCATAATTTCAAATAG
- the ndhD1 gene encoding NAD(P)H-quinone oxidoreductase chain 4 1, with protein sequence MAVNLPLLSLLTFLPLIGGLIIMFSDKENRAFHKNIATAFALFTFVLSLGLLTKFDASTHLPQFVERYQWISSFNIDYYMAVDGLSFPLVLLTTFLSLISVVASFGIEKRTKEYFFWFMMLETGMLGLFVALDFFLFYVFWEITLVPMYFLIGVWGGPKREYAAVKFFLFTLFGSVFMLLSMIALYFASGSGLPGNERTLDLIRLSELAHNGQLQLVGTAAMLVFLGLYLAFAIKVPAFPFHTWLPLAHVEAPTAVSVILAGVLLKMGTYGILRVCYPIMPEQTKLFLPILVVIACINIVYGAFCAMAQKDMKRMVAYSSVNHMGYCLLGMAAVMGNSNAAHAGLSGAVLQMVTHGIITGSLFLLVGVIYDRAHTREIDAFGGLATKMPIFAGFMIMQCMASLGLPGLAGFISEFLCFLGGFGGSFGGFNFKIWVSISVIGIVVTAAFFLRMLKLVLMGEFNAKWEGHMPDLTTRELVTIVPLAVFTLVLGIYPALVLRLMDTTLAQLIKLVAG encoded by the coding sequence TTGGCTGTGAATCTACCTCTGTTGTCGTTGTTGACGTTTCTACCGCTGATAGGCGGGTTGATCATAATGTTTTCTGATAAGGAAAATAGGGCTTTTCATAAAAATATTGCAACCGCTTTCGCGTTATTTACCTTTGTGCTTTCGTTGGGATTGCTGACAAAATTCGATGCTTCTACCCACCTTCCTCAATTTGTGGAAAGATATCAATGGATTTCGAGTTTTAATATCGATTATTACATGGCCGTTGACGGACTTTCATTTCCCTTGGTCCTATTAACCACCTTCTTGAGTCTCATCTCCGTTGTTGCCTCTTTTGGAATCGAAAAGCGCACAAAAGAATATTTCTTTTGGTTTATGATGCTAGAAACCGGCATGTTGGGTCTATTCGTGGCTTTGGATTTTTTCCTTTTTTACGTCTTCTGGGAGATTACGTTGGTCCCTATGTATTTCTTGATTGGTGTCTGGGGAGGACCCAAACGAGAATACGCAGCCGTCAAATTTTTCCTGTTTACGCTTTTCGGTAGCGTGTTTATGTTGTTGAGCATGATCGCTCTTTATTTCGCCAGTGGCAGCGGTTTACCTGGCAATGAACGAACGTTGGATCTCATTCGACTCTCTGAGTTGGCGCACAATGGACAGCTACAGCTTGTCGGCACCGCCGCTATGTTGGTTTTTTTGGGGCTTTATTTGGCGTTTGCGATCAAGGTGCCGGCTTTTCCATTCCACACATGGTTGCCTCTCGCACACGTTGAAGCCCCCACCGCGGTTAGTGTGATTCTGGCAGGGGTCTTGCTTAAGATGGGGACCTACGGAATCTTACGTGTTTGTTATCCCATCATGCCGGAACAGACCAAACTTTTCTTGCCTATCCTGGTTGTAATCGCTTGTATCAATATCGTTTACGGCGCTTTCTGCGCGATGGCCCAAAAAGATATGAAACGGATGGTGGCCTATTCTTCAGTGAATCACATGGGTTATTGTTTGTTGGGAATGGCGGCAGTCATGGGGAACTCCAATGCGGCTCATGCGGGGTTATCCGGTGCCGTTCTTCAAATGGTCACGCACGGTATCATCACCGGGTCACTCTTTTTGTTGGTGGGAGTCATTTATGACCGGGCTCACACGCGTGAGATTGATGCCTTTGGTGGGCTTGCCACCAAAATGCCGATCTTTGCCGGGTTTATGATTATGCAATGTATGGCTTCGTTGGGATTGCCGGGTTTGGCGGGATTTATTTCTGAATTCCTTTGCTTCTTGGGCGGTTTTGGTGGAAGTTTCGGAGGTTTTAATTTCAAAATTTGGGTATCGATATCGGTTATCGGAATTGTCGTGACGGCTGCTTTTTTCTTGAGGATGCTCAAACTTGTTCTGATGGGGGAATTTAATGCCAAATGGGAAGGTCATATGCCTGACCTGACAACCCGTGAACTGGTGACCATCGTTCCCTTGGCAGTTTTTACGTTGGTTTTGGGAATTTATCCAGCGTTGGTTTTGAGGTTGATGGATACCACATTGGCCCAATTAATTAAGTTGGTGGCTGGATAA
- the ndhB_2 gene encoding NAD(P)H-quinone oxidoreductase subunit 2, chloroplastic codes for MNQLVLLAPEIFLSVCALGILLGEAFFPNKSKQWFLFGLVALGLAGLHQGAFFFSHAIPGASFFGIQPTLLNEGWVQYAPVFGMVAVDSLALFFKFITVVGVVMVLWLSMDYPEFKERPMGTYVSLLLLATVGMLFLVGSVDLLLAVIALELLSISSFILSGFVIERKSSIEGAIKLFLVGTFSTGILLFGISYFYGYFGSTSMDALFAYSSSGQTADLGLSVVLVFIIAGLGFKLAMVPFHMWAPDTYEGAPTPVAAFLSVAPKAAALGFLIRLLANHVSLGITPILALLAALTMTVGNLGALKQNNIKRMLAYSSIAQVGYILVAIVAGGSLGTQAAMVYMFVYLFMNLGLFSGLLILSNQNGSDDLSTFAGLASRSMGFALGLVILALSMIGIPPLGGFVGKFAIFSAVIGNSHLLWLGVVTAINSVISFYYYFKIVQQMFFREPVHTARVQLSPALMSCLVLALGITLVAGLLPNQLLGWVRNILGS; via the coding sequence ATGAATCAACTCGTTTTATTAGCCCCTGAAATATTTCTTTCCGTTTGTGCACTTGGAATATTATTGGGAGAAGCTTTTTTCCCCAATAAATCCAAACAATGGTTTTTATTTGGGCTCGTGGCGCTGGGTTTGGCGGGCCTTCACCAAGGTGCCTTCTTTTTTAGTCATGCGATTCCTGGAGCGTCCTTTTTTGGAATTCAACCCACTTTGCTCAATGAAGGATGGGTTCAATACGCCCCCGTTTTTGGAATGGTGGCTGTGGATTCATTGGCTCTCTTTTTTAAATTCATCACCGTTGTGGGTGTTGTTATGGTCTTGTGGTTATCGATGGATTATCCCGAGTTTAAAGAACGTCCCATGGGGACCTATGTGTCTCTCCTTCTGTTGGCTACGGTGGGGATGTTGTTTTTGGTTGGTTCCGTTGATCTGTTATTGGCTGTTATTGCCCTTGAGCTTTTGAGTATCAGTTCATTTATTCTATCCGGATTTGTCATCGAAAGAAAATCGTCTATTGAAGGCGCCATTAAACTATTCTTGGTGGGGACTTTTTCGACAGGTATCCTTCTTTTTGGGATTTCCTATTTTTATGGGTATTTTGGATCTACAAGCATGGATGCCTTATTCGCCTACTCCTCCTCTGGCCAAACCGCGGATTTGGGTTTGAGTGTTGTTTTGGTTTTTATCATTGCCGGTCTTGGATTTAAGTTGGCGATGGTTCCTTTTCATATGTGGGCGCCCGATACTTATGAGGGGGCACCAACCCCTGTCGCCGCATTTCTTTCTGTGGCTCCAAAAGCGGCGGCGTTGGGATTTTTGATTCGATTGTTGGCCAATCATGTCTCACTGGGCATCACTCCTATTTTGGCTCTCTTGGCTGCTTTAACCATGACGGTTGGAAATTTGGGTGCCCTCAAGCAAAACAATATTAAACGGATGTTGGCCTATTCTTCAATCGCTCAAGTGGGATATATTTTGGTTGCTATTGTGGCCGGTGGAAGTTTGGGAACGCAAGCCGCGATGGTTTACATGTTCGTGTATTTGTTTATGAATTTGGGCCTATTTTCAGGACTTCTCATTCTCTCCAATCAAAATGGGTCTGACGACCTATCGACCTTTGCCGGACTCGCATCTCGTTCCATGGGTTTTGCGTTGGGATTGGTTATTTTGGCTCTTTCGATGATTGGGATTCCACCATTGGGAGGATTTGTCGGTAAATTCGCTATTTTCTCCGCTGTGATTGGTAATTCCCATTTGTTGTGGTTGGGGGTTGTCACCGCGATTAATAGCGTGATTTCCTTCTATTACTATTTCAAAATTGTCCAACAGATGTTTTTCCGTGAACCCGTCCACACCGCTCGAGTTCAACTTTCTCCCGCCTTGATGAGTTGTTTGGTTCTTGCTCTTGGCATTACTCTCGTTGCGGGATTGTTGCCCAATCAACTCTTGGGCTGGGTTCGGAATATTCTTGGATCCTAA
- the ispB gene encoding Octaprenyl diphosphate synthase, protein MNIFVTRDLKEALKPDLNRLNQILETMADETGGFLGDLKSYVLVGSGKRVRPALVILSSMLGKSLQSEVQTVGLAVELIHIATLVHDDVIDKAAMRRNRKTVANEHGVDAAVLLGDHIFTHAFEKVAELNRPSILRLLARSTSVMCAGEIDQLKKRFHFDLSEEEYFSFLEKKTASLFGASARSGAILADQSESIQLALEQFGLHLGLAFQITDDLLDLTGEESVVGKTLRTDLMNGKMTLPLIYFRDHLSSDKTSKEFFENLNHPNGHLLDLVDQMKTSGAIQYAEDIAKKNIQLALNQLEKLPKGLVRDLLSALANMLQVRTA, encoded by the coding sequence ATGAATATATTTGTAACGCGTGATTTAAAGGAAGCGCTTAAACCAGACCTCAATCGTCTTAATCAAATATTGGAGACCATGGCGGATGAAACGGGCGGTTTCCTGGGAGATCTCAAGTCTTACGTTCTTGTTGGTTCTGGAAAAAGAGTTCGTCCCGCTCTGGTGATATTGAGTTCGATGCTGGGGAAGTCTCTGCAAAGTGAAGTGCAGACAGTGGGGCTTGCGGTTGAACTTATCCATATCGCCACGCTGGTTCACGACGATGTGATTGACAAAGCCGCCATGCGTCGAAATCGAAAAACGGTGGCCAACGAACATGGCGTTGACGCAGCTGTTTTGTTGGGGGACCATATTTTTACCCATGCTTTTGAAAAAGTGGCCGAACTCAACCGCCCTTCCATCCTTCGATTGTTGGCGCGTTCAACGTCGGTGATGTGCGCTGGGGAAATCGATCAGCTGAAGAAAAGGTTTCACTTTGACCTTTCAGAAGAAGAATATTTTTCTTTTTTGGAAAAGAAGACCGCTTCTCTTTTTGGAGCTTCTGCAAGGAGTGGGGCGATTTTAGCTGATCAGTCGGAATCTATTCAGTTGGCGCTTGAACAATTTGGGCTTCATTTGGGATTGGCTTTTCAAATCACGGATGATTTACTCGATTTAACAGGCGAGGAATCAGTGGTAGGAAAAACACTTCGAACGGATTTAATGAACGGGAAAATGACTTTACCACTGATTTATTTTCGTGATCACCTGTCCTCTGATAAAACATCCAAAGAATTTTTTGAAAATTTAAATCACCCGAATGGACACTTGTTGGATTTGGTGGATCAAATGAAAACATCGGGGGCCATTCAATATGCCGAGGACATCGCCAAAAAAAACATCCAATTGGCATTGAATCAATTGGAGAAACTTCCCAAAGGGTTGGTTCGGGACCTTCTTTCTGCCTTGGCCAACATGCTTCAAGTTCGGACGGCCTAA
- the tatC_1 gene encoding Sec-independent protein translocase protein TatC: MGSFVFTKPTEAFFIQLKVACGVGGGMALPFWIFQLWRFVGKALKMRERTLFLGILPSALGLFFLGAAVALFVVVPAAMKFLLGYSSPTLQPMISLGEYVAFVFWMTLGFGLFFQIPLVIVALARLGFVDPILLVQYRKHVVLGIFVAAAALTPGPDIVSQLALAVPSYVLFELALILAKRVYKSPLG; encoded by the coding sequence GTGGGATCATTTGTTTTTACAAAACCCACCGAAGCATTCTTTATTCAACTTAAAGTGGCTTGTGGAGTGGGGGGCGGTATGGCACTCCCCTTTTGGATTTTTCAATTATGGCGGTTTGTTGGGAAGGCGTTAAAAATGCGAGAGAGAACCCTCTTCTTGGGGATTCTCCCTTCGGCATTGGGTCTTTTTTTTCTAGGGGCGGCGGTGGCATTGTTTGTGGTGGTTCCGGCTGCGATGAAGTTTCTTTTGGGATACTCATCTCCCACCCTTCAGCCGATGATCTCCTTGGGCGAGTACGTGGCTTTTGTTTTTTGGATGACATTGGGTTTTGGATTGTTTTTTCAGATTCCCTTGGTGATAGTGGCTTTGGCCCGTTTGGGCTTTGTTGATCCGATATTGCTTGTTCAATATAGAAAACATGTCGTTTTGGGGATTTTCGTGGCCGCCGCTGCTTTAACTCCAGGACCTGATATCGTGAGTCAATTGGCGTTGGCTGTTCCTTCTTACGTTTTGTTTGAATTGGCTTTGATCCTGGCCAAACGGGTCTATAAGTCCCCCTTGGGATAG
- the wbpA gene encoding UDP-N-acetyl-D-glucosamine 6-dehydrogenase has translation MPLKKLIEKIERKDAVVGVIGLGYVGLPLALRFTRVGFRVIGFDIDPEKVKKLRKAESYIDHIKPNRISEALKNGFSPTSDFSRAIKTDALLICVPTPLDKYREPDLSYVINTMEALLPHLKKGQLISLESTTYPGTTDEELRPRIESKGFVIGKDFFLVHSPEREDPGNPHFTTETIPKICGGDTSSCLKAGLALYSQVINKVVPVSTTRTAELTKLLENIHRVVNIGLVNEMKIVSDKMGIDIHEVIRAAATKPFGFTPYYPGPGIGGHCIPVDPFYLTWKAREYGIHTRFIELAGEVNTLMPHWVISKLMDALNERKKSLRGSRVLVLGIAYKKNVDDVRESPSLELMEILKEKKANIDYCDPFFPTFPKMRRHKFNLKSVPFTKRNIASYDCVLIATQHDAFDYKLLKKTAQLIIDTRGVYQETAPNIVKA, from the coding sequence ATGCCATTAAAAAAACTCATTGAAAAGATCGAGCGAAAAGACGCAGTGGTGGGCGTTATCGGCCTTGGATATGTCGGCCTGCCCTTGGCTTTAAGATTCACCCGTGTCGGCTTCCGCGTCATCGGATTTGATATTGACCCGGAAAAGGTGAAAAAACTTCGGAAGGCCGAATCCTATATCGATCACATCAAACCCAACCGAATTTCAGAAGCCCTCAAAAATGGCTTTTCCCCCACCTCCGATTTTTCGAGAGCTATCAAAACCGATGCCCTCCTTATATGTGTTCCCACTCCACTGGACAAATACCGTGAACCCGATCTTTCCTATGTCATCAACACCATGGAAGCTTTGTTACCGCATCTGAAAAAAGGGCAATTGATCTCACTTGAGAGCACAACGTATCCAGGGACCACCGATGAAGAATTACGCCCCCGCATTGAATCGAAAGGATTCGTCATTGGAAAGGATTTTTTCCTGGTTCATTCCCCTGAGCGGGAAGATCCAGGCAATCCCCATTTCACCACAGAAACTATTCCGAAAATATGTGGGGGCGACACCTCCAGTTGCTTGAAGGCAGGATTGGCGCTTTACTCTCAAGTCATCAACAAAGTTGTCCCAGTTAGCACCACACGCACCGCCGAACTAACAAAGTTACTGGAGAATATTCACCGCGTGGTCAATATCGGTCTCGTCAATGAAATGAAAATCGTATCTGACAAAATGGGGATTGATATTCATGAAGTTATTCGAGCTGCTGCAACCAAACCGTTTGGGTTTACGCCCTATTACCCAGGCCCCGGAATTGGCGGCCATTGTATTCCGGTCGACCCCTTTTATTTGACTTGGAAAGCGAGGGAATACGGTATCCACACCCGATTCATTGAACTGGCTGGCGAAGTCAACACTCTGATGCCCCATTGGGTGATTTCCAAACTCATGGATGCGCTCAACGAAAGGAAAAAGTCACTTCGAGGGAGCCGGGTTCTGGTTTTGGGAATTGCGTACAAGAAAAATGTTGACGATGTAAGGGAATCGCCTTCTCTGGAGCTGATGGAAATTTTAAAGGAAAAGAAAGCGAATATTGATTACTGTGATCCGTTTTTTCCCACTTTCCCCAAAATGAGACGACACAAATTTAACCTCAAGAGCGTTCCTTTCACAAAAAGGAATATCGCTTCTTATGACTGTGTCTTAATTGCCACCCAACATGATGCCTTTGACTACAAACTCCTAAAAAAGACTGCTCAACTGATAATCGATACCCGCGGCGTATACCAAGAAACCGCCCCAAATATCGTCAAAGCCTAG
- the rpsB gene encoding 30S ribosomal protein S2, translated as MVSNTSTAPTATNEPVISMKALLEAGVHFGHQTHRWNPKMARYIYGSRNNIHIIDLQKTVRELKKAYLFVKSVAASGQSVLFVGTKKQAQDAIVAEAKRSLSPFVAERWLGGTLTNFETIRKSSKRLHELESMKEKGVLDLLSKKEYAMKDKDIKRLTKSLAGIKDMLELPGCIFIIDPSNEGTTIAEARRIGIPIVAVCDTNTDPDLIDYPIPGNDDAIRAIRLITGLISEAVIQGRAQAEQASTQTLNQSEEAAMQEAMAGTLPVNPDEPVPSPAA; from the coding sequence ATGGTTTCTAATACGTCTACGGCCCCAACAGCAACGAACGAACCTGTCATTTCAATGAAAGCATTACTGGAGGCCGGTGTTCACTTCGGTCACCAAACCCATCGATGGAACCCCAAAATGGCTCGTTATATATATGGAAGCCGCAACAATATCCATATTATCGACCTCCAAAAAACAGTACGGGAATTAAAGAAAGCATATTTGTTTGTTAAAAGCGTTGCGGCTTCGGGTCAATCTGTTCTTTTCGTTGGTACCAAAAAACAGGCACAAGATGCCATTGTTGCAGAAGCCAAACGAAGCCTTTCTCCTTTTGTGGCAGAAAGATGGTTGGGCGGCACCCTTACCAATTTTGAAACCATTCGAAAATCATCCAAACGCCTTCATGAGCTTGAATCAATGAAAGAGAAAGGGGTTCTCGACCTGCTCTCCAAAAAAGAATATGCAATGAAGGACAAAGACATCAAACGTCTCACCAAATCTTTGGCCGGAATCAAAGACATGCTGGAACTTCCTGGTTGTATTTTTATCATTGACCCTTCCAATGAGGGAACCACCATTGCGGAAGCCCGACGTATTGGAATTCCGATCGTCGCAGTCTGCGATACAAACACAGACCCAGATCTCATCGACTACCCCATCCCCGGAAATGACGACGCCATTCGCGCGATTCGCTTGATCACGGGACTGATTTCCGAAGCGGTTATTCAAGGCCGAGCTCAAGCCGAGCAAGCATCCACCCAGACTTTAAATCAATCTGAAGAAGCGGCCATGCAAGAAGCTATGGCTGGAACCCTCCCGGTTAATCCTGATGAGCCGGTTCCCTCTCCGGCGGCCTAG
- the tsf gene encoding Elongation factor Ts encodes MTPTIEIKAADVQKLRQMSGAGLMDCKAALQETKGDFEKALQLLREKGIAKSSKRADRVAAEGLVDTWLSENNKEGIIFELNSETDFVARNEEFGSLLKSYLEILKTNPSFSTVDQLPKDKLESLSAKVGEKLSARRFIRFKTEKGLVTSYIHPGSKLGVLVQIDSDQEAGKNEEVKSLGRELAIQVAGANPLYVNRTEVPADVISREKEIAKKQMEGQKKPAEILEKIAVGKLEQFFEANCLLDQPHVRDAAGKTKIKDLVENIGNKNGLKLSVVKFVRFRVGAD; translated from the coding sequence ATGACACCAACCATTGAAATAAAAGCCGCTGACGTTCAGAAATTGCGCCAAATGAGCGGAGCCGGTCTCATGGACTGCAAAGCCGCCTTGCAAGAGACAAAAGGCGATTTTGAAAAAGCATTACAGCTCCTGAGAGAAAAAGGAATTGCCAAGTCCTCTAAACGGGCGGATCGCGTGGCGGCAGAAGGACTGGTTGATACCTGGTTGTCTGAAAACAACAAAGAAGGCATTATTTTTGAACTCAATTCCGAAACAGATTTCGTGGCGCGTAACGAAGAGTTTGGATCGCTGCTTAAATCCTATCTTGAAATTCTTAAAACCAATCCATCTTTTTCAACGGTGGATCAATTGCCCAAAGATAAACTTGAAAGTCTTTCGGCCAAGGTGGGAGAGAAATTGTCGGCTCGCCGATTCATCCGATTTAAAACTGAAAAAGGGTTGGTCACCTCCTATATCCATCCAGGATCGAAACTGGGAGTATTGGTGCAAATAGACTCTGATCAAGAAGCCGGAAAAAATGAAGAGGTTAAATCTCTCGGAAGAGAATTGGCTATTCAGGTGGCGGGAGCAAACCCTCTTTATGTGAACCGAACGGAAGTTCCAGCGGATGTGATCTCTCGGGAAAAAGAAATTGCAAAAAAACAGATGGAAGGACAAAAAAAACCCGCTGAAATTCTGGAGAAAATTGCAGTGGGGAAATTGGAACAATTTTTTGAGGCCAATTGCCTTCTTGATCAGCCTCATGTGAGAGACGCTGCGGGAAAAACAAAAATAAAAGATTTGGTGGAAAATATCGGCAATAAGAATGGACTTAAGCTCAGTGTTGTCAAGTTTGTTCGATTCCGAGTTGGCGCAGACTGA
- the pyrH gene encoding Uridylate kinase, translating to MRRIVLKLSGEALLGEERSGIDLKSLFRFAGEIKKAVSRSVQLGIVVGGGNIWRGARDQGLGLERAISDNMGMLATLINSLALQNTLEQVGVSTRVMSAISATNVAEPYIRRRAIRHLEKGRIVVFAAGTGNPYFSTDTAAALRASEIGASLLLKATQVDGVYSGDPRKSKKVKLYRELTLSEAIRKHLGIMDTAALALCRENNLSIRVFNLHKSGNIVKAIRGQNIGTLVTPK from the coding sequence GTGCGTAGGATCGTCCTTAAACTCTCTGGAGAGGCCCTCTTGGGTGAGGAAAGGTCCGGCATTGACCTCAAAAGCTTGTTTCGTTTTGCCGGTGAAATAAAAAAAGCCGTTTCGCGCAGTGTCCAACTGGGTATCGTAGTCGGAGGCGGAAATATATGGCGTGGCGCTCGAGATCAAGGATTGGGTCTTGAGCGTGCCATTTCAGACAATATGGGGATGTTGGCCACCTTGATCAATTCTCTGGCTCTTCAAAACACTCTCGAACAAGTTGGAGTTTCCACCCGTGTCATGTCAGCCATCTCTGCGACCAATGTGGCTGAACCCTATATTCGTCGTCGGGCCATAAGACATTTGGAGAAAGGACGGATTGTCGTTTTCGCGGCTGGAACCGGTAACCCCTATTTTTCTACTGACACCGCGGCTGCTCTTCGCGCCTCTGAAATTGGGGCCTCCTTGTTGCTCAAAGCCACTCAAGTTGATGGTGTTTACTCTGGCGATCCCAGGAAATCAAAAAAAGTGAAACTTTACCGAGAGTTGACCTTGAGTGAAGCCATCAGGAAACACTTGGGCATCATGGACACGGCCGCTCTTGCCTTATGCCGAGAAAACAATTTATCGATTCGGGTGTTTAACTTGCATAAGTCTGGCAATATTGTGAAAGCCATTCGCGGTCAAAACATCGGAACTCTTGTGACACCCAAGTAA